The following proteins are encoded in a genomic region of Mustela erminea isolate mMusErm1 chromosome 3, mMusErm1.Pri, whole genome shotgun sequence:
- the FGFR4 gene encoding fibroblast growth factor receptor 4 isoform X2 — translation MSGRKDMWLLLALLGVLVEVPGAPTLSLEASEEMQLAPYWTHPQRMEKKLHAVPAGNTVKFRCPAAGNPIPTIRWLKDGQDFHGEHRIGGIRLRHQHWSLVMESVVPSDRGTYTCLVENPMGSIRYSYLLDVLERSPHRPILQAGLPANTTAVAGSDVELLCKVYSDAQPHIQWLKHIVVNGSSFGADGFPYVQVLKTADINSSEVEVLYLRNVSAEDAGEYTCLAGNSIGLSYQSAWLTVLPEEDLTWTAAAPEARYTDIILYVSGSLALVVLLLLAGLYRGQVLLSRHPRQPATVQKLSRFPLARQFSLESGSSAKSSSSLVRGVRLSSSGPPLLAGLVSLDLPLDPLWEFPRDRLVLGKPLGEGCFGQVVRAEAFGMDPAQPDQASTVAVKMLKDNASDKDLADLVSEMEMMKLIGRHKNIINLLGVCTREGPLYVIVECAAKGNLREFLRARRPPGPDLSPDGPRSSEGPLSFPALVSCAYQVARGMQYLESRKCIHRDLAARNVLVTEDNVMKIADFGLARGVHHIDYYKKTSNGRLPVKWMAPEALFDRVYTHQTDVWSFGILLWEIFTLGGSPYPGIPVEELFSLLREGHRMDRPPNCPPELYGLMRECWHAAPSQRPTFKQLVEALDKVLLAVSEEYLDLRLTFGPYSPAGGDASSTCSSSDSVFCHDPLPLGPSAFSFPGGQT, via the exons ATGAGCGGCAGGAAGGATATGTGGCTGCTGTTGGCCCTCTTGGGGGTCCTGGTGGAGGTGCCTGGGGCTCCCACTTTGTCCCTTGAAGCCTCTGAGGAAATGCAGCTAG cacccTACTGGACACACCCTCAACGCATGGAGAAGAAACTGCACGCAGTGCCTGCTGGGAACACTGTGAAGTTCCGCTGTCCGGCGGCAGGCAACCCCATACCCACCATCCGCTGGCTTAAAGACGGACAGGATTTCCATGGGGAGCATCGCATTGGAGGCATTCGG ctgcGCCACCAGCACTGGAGCCTGGTGATGGAAAGCGTGGTGCCCTCGGACCGCGGCACATACACTTGCCTCGTGGAGAACCCAATGGGCAGCATTCGCTACAGCTATCTGCTGGATGTGCTGG AGCGGTCCCCGCACCGGCCCATCCTGCAGGCGGGGCTCCCTGCCAACACCACAGCTGTGGCAGGCAGCGACGTGGAGCTGCTGTGCAAGGTGTACAGTGACGcccagccccacatccagtgGCTGAAGCACATCGTCGTCAACGGCAGCAGTTTCGGCGCCGATGGCTTCCCCTACGTGCAAGTCCTGAAG ACAGCAGACATCAATAGCTCAGAGGTGGAAGTCCTATATCTTCGGAACGTGTCGGCTGAGGATGCGGGCGAATACACCTGCCTGGCGGGCAACTCCATCGGCCTCTCCTACCAGTCAGCCTGGCTCACGGTGCTGCCAG AGGAGGACCTCACATGGACAGCAGCAGCCCCTGAGGCCAGGTACACGGACATCATTCTCTACGTGTCAGGCTCTCTGGCTTTGGTTGTCCTCCTGCTGCTGGCCGGGCTGTATCGAGGGCAGGTACTCCTGAGCCGGCACCCCAGGCAGCCCGCCACTGTGCAGAAGCTGTCCCGCTTCCCTCTAGCCCGGCAG TTCTCCCTGGAGTCGGGCTCTTCAGCCAAGTCCAGCTCCTCCTTGGTGCGGGGTGTCCGACTCTCCTCCAGTGGCCCTCCCTTGCTCGCTGGCCTTGTGAGTCTAGACCTACCTCTCGACCCACTGTGGGAGTTCCCCCGGGACAG GCTGGTGCTCGGGAAGCCGCTGGGTGAGGGCTGCTTCGGGCAGGTGGTGCGTGCAGAGGCCTTCGGCATGGATCCCGCCCAGCCTGACCAAGCCAGCACCGTAGCCGTCAAGATGCTCAAGG acAATGCCTCCGACAAGGACTTGGCAGACCTGGTCTCCGAGATGGAGATGATGAAGCTGATCGGTCGGCACAAGAACATTATCAATCTATTGGGCGTCTGTACTCGGGAAG GGCCCCTGTATGTGATTGTGGAGTGTGCCGCCAAGGGAAACCTGCGGGAGTTCCTGCGGGCCCGGCGGCCCCCAGGCCCTGATCTCAGCCCTGACGGTCCGAGGAGCAGTGAGGGGCCGCTCTCCTTCCCCGCCCTGGTTTCCTGCGCCTACCAGGTGGCCCGAGGCATGCAGTATCTAGAGTCGAGGAAG TGCATCCATCGGGACCTGGCTGCCCGGAATGTACTGGTGACAGAGGACAATGTGATGAAGATTGCTGACTTCGGGCTGGCCCGTGGCGTCCACCATATTGACTACTACAAGAAAACCAGCAAt GGCCGCCTGCCTGTCAAGTGGATGGCACCTGAGGCCTTGTTTGATCGAGTCTATACACACCAGACTGATGT GTGGTCGTTTGGGATCCTGCTGTGGGAGATCTTCACCCTCGGGGGCTCCCCGTACCCTGGCATCCCTGTGGAGGAGCTGTTCTCACTGCTGCGGGAAGGGCATCGGATGGATCGGCCCCCAAACTGCCCCCCAGAGCT GTATGGGCTGATGCGGGAGTGCTGGCACGCAGCACCTTCCCAGAGGCCGACTTTCAAGCAGTTGGTGGAGGCACTGGACAAGGTCCTGCTGGCCGTCTCCGAGGAG TACCTAGACCTCCGTCTGACCTTTGGACCCTACTCCCCAGCCGGTGGGGATGCCAGCAGCACCTGCTCCTCCAGCGACTCTGTCTTCTGCCACGACCCCCTACCCCTGGGGCCCAGTGCCTTTTCCTTCCCAGGGGGGCAGACATGA
- the FGFR4 gene encoding fibroblast growth factor receptor 4 isoform X1: protein MSGRKDMWLLLALLGVLVEVPGAPTLSLEASEEMQLEPCLVPGPEQQEQELTVALGQPVRLCCGRAERGGHWYKEGSRLPPAGRVRGWRGRLEIASFLPEDAGCYLCLARGSMLVLHNVTLAVDDSLTSSNGNEDPKAHGGPLNGHIYPQQAPYWTHPQRMEKKLHAVPAGNTVKFRCPAAGNPIPTIRWLKDGQDFHGEHRIGGIRLRHQHWSLVMESVVPSDRGTYTCLVENPMGSIRYSYLLDVLERSPHRPILQAGLPANTTAVAGSDVELLCKVYSDAQPHIQWLKHIVVNGSSFGADGFPYVQVLKTADINSSEVEVLYLRNVSAEDAGEYTCLAGNSIGLSYQSAWLTVLPEEDLTWTAAAPEARYTDIILYVSGSLALVVLLLLAGLYRGQVLLSRHPRQPATVQKLSRFPLARQFSLESGSSAKSSSSLVRGVRLSSSGPPLLAGLVSLDLPLDPLWEFPRDRLVLGKPLGEGCFGQVVRAEAFGMDPAQPDQASTVAVKMLKDNASDKDLADLVSEMEMMKLIGRHKNIINLLGVCTREGPLYVIVECAAKGNLREFLRARRPPGPDLSPDGPRSSEGPLSFPALVSCAYQVARGMQYLESRKCIHRDLAARNVLVTEDNVMKIADFGLARGVHHIDYYKKTSNGRLPVKWMAPEALFDRVYTHQTDVWSFGILLWEIFTLGGSPYPGIPVEELFSLLREGHRMDRPPNCPPELYGLMRECWHAAPSQRPTFKQLVEALDKVLLAVSEEYLDLRLTFGPYSPAGGDASSTCSSSDSVFCHDPLPLGPSAFSFPGGQT from the exons ATGAGCGGCAGGAAGGATATGTGGCTGCTGTTGGCCCTCTTGGGGGTCCTGGTGGAGGTGCCTGGGGCTCCCACTTTGTCCCTTGAAGCCTCTGAGGAAATGCAGCTAG AGCCCTGCTTGGTCCCTGGCCCCGAGCAGCAAGAGCAGGAGCTGACCGTGGCCCTCGGGCAGCCTGTGCGGCTGTGCTGTGGGCGGGCCGAGCGTGGTGGCCACTGGTACAAGGAGGGCAGTCGCCTACCACCTGCTGGCCGGGTACGAGGCTGGAGGGGCCGCTTGGAGATCGCCAGTTTCCTGCCGGAGGATGCTGGCTGCTACCTCTGCCTGGCACGAGGCTCCATGCTTGTCCTGCACAATGTTACCTTGGCTGTGGATG ACTCCTTGACCTCCAGCAATGGCAATGAGGACCCTAAGGCTCATGGGGGCCCCTTGAATGGGCACATTTACCCGCAGCAAG cacccTACTGGACACACCCTCAACGCATGGAGAAGAAACTGCACGCAGTGCCTGCTGGGAACACTGTGAAGTTCCGCTGTCCGGCGGCAGGCAACCCCATACCCACCATCCGCTGGCTTAAAGACGGACAGGATTTCCATGGGGAGCATCGCATTGGAGGCATTCGG ctgcGCCACCAGCACTGGAGCCTGGTGATGGAAAGCGTGGTGCCCTCGGACCGCGGCACATACACTTGCCTCGTGGAGAACCCAATGGGCAGCATTCGCTACAGCTATCTGCTGGATGTGCTGG AGCGGTCCCCGCACCGGCCCATCCTGCAGGCGGGGCTCCCTGCCAACACCACAGCTGTGGCAGGCAGCGACGTGGAGCTGCTGTGCAAGGTGTACAGTGACGcccagccccacatccagtgGCTGAAGCACATCGTCGTCAACGGCAGCAGTTTCGGCGCCGATGGCTTCCCCTACGTGCAAGTCCTGAAG ACAGCAGACATCAATAGCTCAGAGGTGGAAGTCCTATATCTTCGGAACGTGTCGGCTGAGGATGCGGGCGAATACACCTGCCTGGCGGGCAACTCCATCGGCCTCTCCTACCAGTCAGCCTGGCTCACGGTGCTGCCAG AGGAGGACCTCACATGGACAGCAGCAGCCCCTGAGGCCAGGTACACGGACATCATTCTCTACGTGTCAGGCTCTCTGGCTTTGGTTGTCCTCCTGCTGCTGGCCGGGCTGTATCGAGGGCAGGTACTCCTGAGCCGGCACCCCAGGCAGCCCGCCACTGTGCAGAAGCTGTCCCGCTTCCCTCTAGCCCGGCAG TTCTCCCTGGAGTCGGGCTCTTCAGCCAAGTCCAGCTCCTCCTTGGTGCGGGGTGTCCGACTCTCCTCCAGTGGCCCTCCCTTGCTCGCTGGCCTTGTGAGTCTAGACCTACCTCTCGACCCACTGTGGGAGTTCCCCCGGGACAG GCTGGTGCTCGGGAAGCCGCTGGGTGAGGGCTGCTTCGGGCAGGTGGTGCGTGCAGAGGCCTTCGGCATGGATCCCGCCCAGCCTGACCAAGCCAGCACCGTAGCCGTCAAGATGCTCAAGG acAATGCCTCCGACAAGGACTTGGCAGACCTGGTCTCCGAGATGGAGATGATGAAGCTGATCGGTCGGCACAAGAACATTATCAATCTATTGGGCGTCTGTACTCGGGAAG GGCCCCTGTATGTGATTGTGGAGTGTGCCGCCAAGGGAAACCTGCGGGAGTTCCTGCGGGCCCGGCGGCCCCCAGGCCCTGATCTCAGCCCTGACGGTCCGAGGAGCAGTGAGGGGCCGCTCTCCTTCCCCGCCCTGGTTTCCTGCGCCTACCAGGTGGCCCGAGGCATGCAGTATCTAGAGTCGAGGAAG TGCATCCATCGGGACCTGGCTGCCCGGAATGTACTGGTGACAGAGGACAATGTGATGAAGATTGCTGACTTCGGGCTGGCCCGTGGCGTCCACCATATTGACTACTACAAGAAAACCAGCAAt GGCCGCCTGCCTGTCAAGTGGATGGCACCTGAGGCCTTGTTTGATCGAGTCTATACACACCAGACTGATGT GTGGTCGTTTGGGATCCTGCTGTGGGAGATCTTCACCCTCGGGGGCTCCCCGTACCCTGGCATCCCTGTGGAGGAGCTGTTCTCACTGCTGCGGGAAGGGCATCGGATGGATCGGCCCCCAAACTGCCCCCCAGAGCT GTATGGGCTGATGCGGGAGTGCTGGCACGCAGCACCTTCCCAGAGGCCGACTTTCAAGCAGTTGGTGGAGGCACTGGACAAGGTCCTGCTGGCCGTCTCCGAGGAG TACCTAGACCTCCGTCTGACCTTTGGACCCTACTCCCCAGCCGGTGGGGATGCCAGCAGCACCTGCTCCTCCAGCGACTCTGTCTTCTGCCACGACCCCCTACCCCTGGGGCCCAGTGCCTTTTCCTTCCCAGGGGGGCAGACATGA